The following proteins are encoded in a genomic region of Ictalurus furcatus strain D&B chromosome 6, Billie_1.0, whole genome shotgun sequence:
- the LOC128608698 gene encoding uncharacterized protein LOC128608698, with product MAILSRNSRTICLGTVFILFTYLCIAMIYLKDNQFFSLKADPVPRAAIQKPSTFSGSVCPAPISANRITPIRGTRYLMVSAFINDEANGQANIITIMNRTHSEPFICIFCCYQHGLSISPVKLDKHIDHFGFPFVTTDAFCNIEPTCNATHVTISRTENILEIQSHLYLPIHNFLMHGRDFDVDFTLCISCLFGGYNNVLQFVQTIETYKLLGVDHVVIYNTSCGPDLEKVLHSYEEDGILEIIPWPIHHFLEPSKGWNYELHSGEVHYYGQQATINDCIHRNRQRSKYVILTDADEIIMPYQHSSLHQLMAKLQQNNPYAVAFIFWTYVFTKEINRGSERFNFPLWRHVPGVNILRHIYKEPLKWLANSRSKMIVDPRKVMQASVHTVYKINGKSIYVPNDLAIVMHTTEPKRPDLGIEKLIMDNKIWEYAERLIPNVNKVLHKSGILK from the coding sequence ATGGCTATCCTCAGTCGGAACTCAAGAACTATTTGCCTTGGCACAGTCTTCATACTGTTTACATATCTTTGCATAGCAATGATTTATTTGAAGGACAATCAATTTTTCAGTCTCAAAGCAGATCCAGTACCAAGAGCTGCAATACAGAAGCCTTCCACATTTTCTGGCTCAGTTTGTCCAGCACCTATATCAGCCAACAGAATAACACCTATTAGAGGGACCAGGTACCTAATGGTGTCTGCTTTCATAAATGATGAGGCAAATGGACAGGCAAACATCATTACTATAATGAACAGAACCCATTCAGAGCCGTTTATCTGTATATTTTGTTGTTACCAGCATGGTCTCAGTATATCTCCTGTCAAACTGGATAAGCACATTGATCACTTCGGATTCCCTTTTGTGACCACAGATGCATTTTGTAACATAGAGCCAACATGTAATGCCACACATGTGACCATTTCAAGAACAGAGAACATTCTAGAGATTCAGAGTCACCTGTATTTGCCTATACACAATTTCCTGATGCATGGGAGAGACTTTGACGTGGACTTCACACTATGCATTTCTTGCTTGTTTGGAGGGTATAATAATGTCCTTCAGTTTGTGCAGACTATAGAGACATACAAACTGCTTGGTGTGGATCACGTGGTTATCTACAACACCAGCTGTGGCCCGGACCTTGAGAAGGTGTTGCACAGCTATGAAGAAGATGGCATCTTGGAGATCATTCCCTGGCCAATCCATCACTTCCTAGAGCCATCCAAAGGCTGGAACTATGAGCTGCACTCAGGGGAAGTTCACTACTATGGGCAACAGGCCACGATAAACGACTGTATCCACAGGAACAGGCAGAGGTCCAAATATGTGATTCTGACTGATGCAGATGAAATCATCATGCCGTATCAACACTCATCCCTGCACCAACTCATGGCAAAGCTTCAGCAAAATAACCCTTATGCAGTGGCCTTCATCTTTTGGACCTATGTCTTCACCAAGGAAATTAACAGAGGCAGTGAGAGATTTAATTTTCCTCTGTGGAGACATGTGCCTGGTGTCAACATCCTAAGACACATTTACAAAGAGCCCCTAAAGTGGTTGGCCAACAGCCGTAGCAAGATGATTGTTGACCCAAGGAAGGTGATGCAGGCATCTGTGCACACTGTCTATAAAATCAATGGAAAGTCCATCTATGTGCCCAATGATTTGGCTATTGTCATGCACACTACTGAACCAAAGCGTCCTGATTTGGGCATTGAGAAACTGATCATGGACAATAAGATTTGGGAGTATGCAGAAAGGCTGATACCAAATGTAAATAAGGTATTGCATAAATCTGGGATTCTGAAGTGA
- the LOC128608701 gene encoding gamma-glutamylaminecyclotransferase C-like isoform X1 gives MNPGDFSSWMRRLFPTTLGIFSFLLPATQMTHIFVYGTLKKGQPNHYRMLDSTKGNAKLLGCARTVEKYPLVIADKHNIPFLLNVPGEGQRVQGEIYSVDDPMLKFLDWFESCPQMYQRTQVLLEVEEWVGEGEGTPQVGSTTDAFVYSTTTYKPEWLQYPTFESYHAYGDHGLQYVTREDRDSD, from the exons ATGAACCCCGGG GACTTTTCTTCTTGGATGAGAAGGTTATTTCCTACAACTCTG GGGATTTTTAGCTTTCTTCTACCAGCTACTCAGATGAcacatatatttgtatatggCACTCTTAAAAAGGGCCAACCCAACCACTATAGGATGCTGGACTCTACCAAAGGCAATGCCAAGTTACTTGGCTGTGCTCGCACTGTTGAAAAATACCCCCTGGTGATAGCAGACAAGCACAATATCCCCTTCCTCCTCAACGTTCCTGGAGAGGGACAACGTGTCCAGGGGGAAATCTACAGTGTGGATGATCCAATGCTGAAGTTCCTTGATTGGTTTGAAAGCTGTCCACAAATGTATCAGCGAACACAGGTCCTGCTTGAAGTTGAGGAGTGGGTtggagaaggagagggaacACCTCAAGTGGGCAGTACCACTGATGCCTTTGTGTACAGTACAACCACTTACAAACCTGAGTGGCTCCAGTATCCTACTTTCGAGAGCTATCATGCATATGGGGATCACGGTCTGCAGTATGTGACTCGAGAAGACAGAGACTCTGACTGA
- the LOC128608701 gene encoding gamma-glutamylaminecyclotransferase C-like isoform X2, with protein MRRLFPTTLGIFSFLLPATQMTHIFVYGTLKKGQPNHYRMLDSTKGNAKLLGCARTVEKYPLVIADKHNIPFLLNVPGEGQRVQGEIYSVDDPMLKFLDWFESCPQMYQRTQVLLEVEEWVGEGEGTPQVGSTTDAFVYSTTTYKPEWLQYPTFESYHAYGDHGLQYVTREDRDSD; from the exons ATGAGAAGGTTATTTCCTACAACTCTG GGGATTTTTAGCTTTCTTCTACCAGCTACTCAGATGAcacatatatttgtatatggCACTCTTAAAAAGGGCCAACCCAACCACTATAGGATGCTGGACTCTACCAAAGGCAATGCCAAGTTACTTGGCTGTGCTCGCACTGTTGAAAAATACCCCCTGGTGATAGCAGACAAGCACAATATCCCCTTCCTCCTCAACGTTCCTGGAGAGGGACAACGTGTCCAGGGGGAAATCTACAGTGTGGATGATCCAATGCTGAAGTTCCTTGATTGGTTTGAAAGCTGTCCACAAATGTATCAGCGAACACAGGTCCTGCTTGAAGTTGAGGAGTGGGTtggagaaggagagggaacACCTCAAGTGGGCAGTACCACTGATGCCTTTGTGTACAGTACAACCACTTACAAACCTGAGTGGCTCCAGTATCCTACTTTCGAGAGCTATCATGCATATGGGGATCACGGTCTGCAGTATGTGACTCGAGAAGACAGAGACTCTGACTGA